The nucleotide sequence GACCCGATTTACCCCATTGTCTACTTGGACTGTATCGTACTGAAAATCCGGCAAGACAAGCAGGTTATCAACAAATCACTTTACCTTGCCCTGGGCGTCAACATGGAAGGCCATAAAGAATTACTCGGCATGTGGCTGTCTGAAAACGAAGGAGCGAAATTCTGGCTGAATGTTTTAACGGAACTGCAAAACCGAGGTGTAAAAGACATTCTGATTGCCTGTGTGGATGGTTTAAAAGGCTTCCCTGACGCCATCAACACCGCGTTCCCAGAAACCCAAATACAGCTTTGCATCGTTCATATGGTGCGGAATTCAGTGAAATATGTGCCATGGAAGGACTATAAGCCCGTCACAGCGGATTTAAAACGCATTTACCAGGCCACCACAGAGGAGCAAGCCTTACTCGCCCTCACCGAGTTCTCAGATAAATGGGACGACAAATACCCTCAGATCAGCCGATCGTGGCAAACGCATTGGGATAACATCAATACCTTGTTTGCTTACCCGGAAGATATACGCAAAGCGATCTACACCACCAATGCCATTGAGTCACTCAACAGCGTGATCCGCAAAGCGACGAAAAAGCGTAAGGTGTTTCCAACGGAGGACTCTGCGAAGAAGGTGGTGTATCTTGCTATACGCCAAGCCTCGGAAAAATGGACGATGCCCATAAGAAATTGGAAAACGGCCTTAAACCGATTTATGATTCTGTTCGAAGACCGTTTGAAGGATTATATTTAACCCTGCAGTTACACAGAATTATTTACAGGGTC is from Ketobacter sp. MCCC 1A13808 and encodes:
- a CDS encoding IS256 family transposase; this translates as MNKDTLEALAREAAKGIKTEQDLNEFRQMLTKVTVERALNAELDEHLGYDKHQPSDNPNSRNGSTRKTLRTEDGQFELDTPRDRDGSFDPKLVKKGQTRFTSMDDKILFLYAQGMTTREIVKTFKELYGADASPSLISKVTDAVIDEVTEWQSRPLDPIYPIVYLDCIVLKIRQDKQVINKSLYLALGVNMEGHKELLGMWLSENEGAKFWLNVLTELQNRGVKDILIACVDGLKGFPDAINTAFPETQIQLCIVHMVRNSVKYVPWKDYKPVTADLKRIYQATTEEQALLALTEFSDKWDDKYPQISRSWQTHWDNINTLFAYPEDIRKAIYTTNAIESLNSVIRKATKKRKVFPTEDSAKKVVYLAIRQASEKWTMPIRNWKTALNRFMILFEDRLKDYI